TGGCCGCCTCCTTCATGTCAGTGACCACCGGCGCCAACAGATGCGGAATACCGTCATAGACGGACAGTTCCAGCATCTTTGGATCGACCATGATCATGCGCACATCTTCCGGCGTGGCCTTGAGCAGCATCGAGATCAGCATGGCATTGACCCCGACCGACTTGCCCGAGCCCGTGGTACCCGCCACCAGCAGGTGCGGCATCTTGTTGAGGTTGGCCACGACAGGGTTCCCGCCGATGTCCTGCCCGAGCGCCACCGTCACCGGTGATTCGGCATTCTGATAGGCATCAGAATCAAACACCTCACGCAGCCGAATCATCGCCCGCTTCGGATTGGGGATCTCGATCCCTACGGTGGGGCGCCCCGGGATCACTTCAACCACACGCACGCTCTTGACCAGCAGCGAACGCGCCAGATCCTTGGCCAGATTACTGATTTTCGAGACCTTCACGCCTGCCGCAGGCTTGATCTCGAACCGGGTGATCACCGGCCCCGGCCAGGTATCGACCACTTCAGCCTTGACGCCATACTCACGCAAGCGCACTTCCAGCAGTTCCGCCATCTCGGCGAGCTGCTCATCAGTGTAATTGGGCTGATGATCATCGGGAGGAGTTAAAAGCGACAGTGACGGCATGGCCCCTATCGGCTCTTCAGGAGAATCGCTTTCAGGACGCTGATTCTGAAGATGCTCTACCGTCCAAAGAGTTGGGCCATTATCAGCCGGTGCCTCCGGCATCTCATTCACTGCTGCCGGTTCAGGATCGACACCCGCACTCGCATGAGACGTTTCCGTATCATCGGACCATGCTGTCAAACCCGGGGGACGCGCATGCTGATCACGTGCCGCAGTCTCATCGGCAGCATTGCTCACTGGTGTATTACCGGCTTCGCCCCCTGCCTCCTGTTCGGGCTCCAGGGATGACGGCGCAGGAGAGCGCACCTCATCCTCCGTTGGCTCATCCCGTGGCTCGGTTGCGGGGCGAGCACTTGGCAGAATGGACGCCTCCTCATCCTCATCGCGTGCACTCAGCGGAGAAGAGGTGGTCGGCTCATCATCCTCGTCACGAGAAGCATACATGCCCGCACGATAGCCCATTGAAGCAACTGTCGCTGGCTCATCCGACGCGCTTTGCGTATAAGAGTGTTGCTGATGGGTTGTCGGCGCCTGCGGCGGTACAGGGCGTTGCGCAGATACCGGAGCCTCAGCCTTGTCATGCTCACGAGCGGACAGCTCGGCGCTCTGCTCAAATCGGCTTGAAGACGCCTGCGCCGAAGGTGATGAGGCCAGAGGCTCATCATCATCAGGCACAATCGGATCAGGAATCACCTCTGGAATACGGCGCCGGGTAACATCCACTCTTGCCGGCCGTTCACTCTCCTCCGATGTTTCCCGGTGTCGGGATGAGGAGGCCATCGCCGAATCATGAGCGTGCTCATCACGGGCATGGCTGACGAACTCATGTCCCTGTACGGAAGTATCCTCCCCCTCCTCATGGATCTGAGAAGCAGACGCAGCCGGCTGTGAAGCGATCGACTCATGATCGTCCGCCGACCGCTGCTCCGAAGCTGGAGTCTGCCGAGTCGTACGGGGAGAATCCTTTTCCGAGGCTTCTTCAGTCGTTGCGCCCGTTACCGACGAAAAGCCCGGTTCAATGCGCTGATGACGTGCAGATGGCGTCTGTGACGGCACCTCCCAGGGGATAGTGTTATCCGTGGATTCGGTCGACTGGAGCGCCGCTTCGGTATCTCGATCATCAGGCGTCGTATCCTGCTGCGACGGACTCGCTGTTTCCAGGTTCGGCCGAGCCGCCTGACGTTCTCCACGCCGCCAGAATCGCCAACGGGAAGTGCGGTCCGGCCTTTCTTCTGCCGCCTCGTCAACATCCTCGGCAACCGGCTCATCCTCGTCACCAAAGTCGAACTCTTCTTCAGCGATAGCGGCACGCTCCGCTCGACGCTCTTCACGTTGCTGACGACGACGTTTCGCGACACGCTCACTGGTGTTACCCACCATGACGCTGAACCAGAGTATCCCACGAAGACCGGTCCGCCCCACCTCGTCAATAATGGCCAGCCATGACATGCCGGTCAGAAGCGGAATACCGCACAGCAACAGACCGAGCGCAATCAGCGTCGTGCCATGTATACCCACCAGGGCGCCCAGCCCACTGGAAACACCCTCGCCGATAATGCCACCGGCCCCATAGGGCAGATCGCTCTCGGGACTGTAAAAATGCAGGGCGCCGATGGTGCAGGTTGCCACCAGCACCAGCAGCATCCCACCACCACGCACGGCCAGCGCCACCGGATCCCAGACCAGATGGGCCTCCTTGAGTCGCATCAATCGCCAGGCCCCGAATCCCAGGATACCCGGCCACCAGAGCGCGCTGGCACCAAACAGTGAATAGAGAACATCGGAAAGCCAGGCGCCCACCGGCCCCATCCAGTTCGAGACACTTTTCTCGGGACCGCTGTACGACCAGCTCGGATCATCGGGTGCGTAGCTGAAAAAGGCCAGCAGCAGGAATAGACAGGCCACCAGCAGCAAAATGACGGTGCCTTCCTTGGAAGCGCCCTGCAATCGGGCGCTCATGCGGCGAGCGCTGGCGCGCGCCTTTTGTGCGCGCGGTCCGGCTGATTTGCGATTACGCTCGTCATGACGCGTCCTGCGCTGACTCGCCTGCTTGCGGTTACTGGAATTTCTGGCACTCAACGGCCATCCCCCTTGCGCCATTTCGGCGTACCTCGTGTTCTGCCATCAGGGGGTATCCCGAATACCGGGCGTCAATCAGGCGCTACCGCGTGCGATCCATGACCCGGGATACCCGCAGACGGGTATCATACCTGGCCTGCCGGGCGCGGCACAGGGCCAGGTAGTGCCTGATTGAAATGCAACCCACGATTTCAGCTCTGCATGGCCTCTTTGTCCTCGCTGGCATGACGCTGACGGAACATGCCGATGCTCTTGAGCAGCGACTGCGACTGCTGATCGAGCTGGCGGGTGGTCTGCGTTGAAGCCTCGACCAGAGCGGCGTTATTCTGCGTCACATTGTCCAGCTCGGCCACGGCCGTATTGATCTGCTCGATGCCCGCCAACTGCTCGTCGGAGGCCTGATTGATATCCCGAACCAGGTGGTTCACAGCCTCGACCCGGTTCATGAACTCACCCATTCGGGCACCGATGGCCTGCACTTCCTCGTTACCAAGCTGAATGCCATTGACCGCATCACCAATCAGACGCTGAATATCCGCTGCCGCTTCGGCACTACGACTGGCCAGGCGTCGGACCTCCTCAGCCACCACGGCAAATCCCCGGCCATGCTCCCCGGCTCGAGCCGCCTCGACCGAAGCATTCAGTGCCAGCAGATTGGTCTGAAAGGCAATGGTGTCGATCACCCCCACAATATCGCGAATTTTTTCGGCATTGTCGTTGAGTGAACTCATGGAGCGCTCGGTGTGGCCGACCTGGGCACGGGTTTCCTCGGCCATGCGTGCCATGTCTTCAGTACGTGCGCGCCCCTGACGGGTGTGCTCGGTGTTCTGGCGCACCGTAGCACTGAGCTGTTCAATGCTGGCAGCAGTTTCTTCCAGGCTTGCAGCCTGGGATTCGGTTCGCCGGGAAAGATCGGTATTACCGTTACTGAGCGAATGACTGCTGGCATGAATGTCTCCGGCCACACCCCGTACTTCTCCTACAATACGATCAAGACCATCACCGATACCGTTCATGGCGGTAATCAATCGCCCGATTTCATCACGCCGACGAGTCGAGAGTCGGTGCCGGAGATCCCCCTCGGCCAATTGACGCGCCAGTTCTACCACGCTGCTCAGTGGGCGGGTGATCTGTCGGCGCATCAGCCAGTACAAACTGCCGGCAATCAGCAGTGACAACACCAGCGCGGCCAGCATGAGCTGCCAGCGTATCCGGGCGATGGCGGCATCGATTTCACTATCATGGGCGGTCGCGGCAATCACCCACTGCCAATCCGGATAGGCCTTGAAGTAAGTGGTCCGTTCGGCGCCAGCCCCACCACCCGGCAATACATACGACAGTGTGCCGCTATTGGCATCGAACATCGCCGACCAGATCTTCTTGCCATCAGCATCAGTCTGATCCAGCAACGACTGCCCCTCCTGCTCTCCTCCTGCGATCACCCGGCCCTGTTGCTTACCCGGTGCCGCATCAACAATCATGAAGCCCCCGGTCTCGCCCACTTTCAACTGACGAATTCGGCTTTTCAGATCATTGAGTTCACTGCGAATATCGATACCGATAAAACTCGCCCCAATTACCTTGCCGTTCTCATTGAACATCGGCTCATAGCGAGTGATATAGGGAATCCCGAACAGAGTGGCAATGCCGGAATAGGGCTTGCCCGCCATCAGCTGGGCGTAGCTGCGCGAATGCCTGTCCAGCAGCGTACCCATGGCACGCTCGCCCTGCTGATTCTTGAGTGAAGTCGCCACGCGAATAAAGTCATCGCCGGTGCGTGCAAAAATGGTGACCGGCGCCCCTGCCATGTCACTGAATGCATCGAGCCTCTCGGTATCCAGCGTCAATACGCCACGACGATCAGCCAGCACCGGCGCCGATTTGCCCTTCACCTCCATACGGCTGGCACTATCCAGTGTATAGGGTGGCTGCAACTGCTGACCTGTAAAGAGTTTCAGAAAATGTACTGTCTGCTGCTGCAGGCTGTGATCAAACAGGGCAATCATCTCGCTGACACGCTGGGTCTGTGCCTGCATGGCACTCTTTTGCTGAGTCCTGAGCATTTGCTCGATACGCGCGGAAAGCCCCCAGGCCAGAAGCAGAAAGCCTGCGATCACCACAATACCTGTCAATAACGCCATTCTGGCGCCTATCGTCATTTTTGACAGGCGTGAACGAAACATGAGTCGGGGCATGGCATGAATCCTTGTCATTAACGGTCAAGCGCCATCAGAAACAGGCGCAATGGTCGTCAATCACGGCATTTCTGCCATTTTCTTTAAGCAAAACTTATTGAAATCCCCTGCATCGAGTGACTCGATCCGGCTCGGCGCAGATGCTGTCATCCCGTATGATAGGGGGTGTCATCAGATCATCACGAGAGACCCATGGTGCCATGGCTGGCAGCCCTGCCGATTCAGTTTCCACCGGTCGATCAGGCCCTGCGCGAACCCGACGGTCTTTTGGCCGCTGGCGGCGCGCTGACGCCTGACTGGCTATTGGCCGCTTATGTGCGCGGCATTTTCCCCTGGTTTGGAGAATCGGATCCTATTCTTTGGTGGAGTCCGGACCCTCGCCTGGTGTTGTTCCCTGCCGAATTACGAGTGCGACGCAGTCTGGCCAAGCGATGGCGCAATGGCGGCTTCAGCGTCACGCTCGACTGCGCCTTTGACAGCGTCATTCATCATTGCGGGGCGCTACGTGCACAGCATGAGGGGACCTGGATCACCGACAGGATCCGCGCCGCCTATTCACGCCTGCATCGACTGGGTTATGCCCACAGCGTAGAGGTGTGGCAATCCGGAACGCTGGCAGGCGGCCTGTATGGCATCGCACTGGGACGGGTTTTCTTTGGCGAATCGATGTTTTCCCTTCAGCCGGATGCTTCCAAGATTGCGCTGGCAGAACTGACCCGCTACCTGCAGGCGCTCGACTTTACCCTGATTGACTGTCAGGTACACACTGATCATCTGGTCAGCATGGGGGCGCGTGAAATCGACCGAAACGAATTCATTCGTTATCTTGAACATGATGCCTGGATCGATCACCCACCTGCGCCGTGGGCACCGATCTGAAACACTTTCAAAAGCCTGTCGTGAGGTCTCGGCCAGTGTCCGACTCCCTTGTCGCTTCCGACACCCCCAGCAGCGCCAATCGTTATGCACTGCGTTTCTATCTCAGCACCGAACATGAGTGTGGGTACCTGAACGGACAGCAATCGACTTCACTGTTTCTCGATCCGGCTCTGCCCATGGACCGGGAAATTCATGGCGCCCTGCTGGTGCTCGGCTTCAGGCGCAGCGGTCAGCATCTCTATACCCCACACTGCCGAAAATGCCAGGCTTGTATATCGGTACGCGTTCCGGTCGAGGATTTCACGCCCGACCGAACTCAGCGGCGATTGATGAGACGCAACCGCGAGCTGACAGCACATGAAAGGCCTGCCAGATTCAACGCCGAGCACTACGCACTTTATGAACGCTACATTCGGGCACGGCATGCTGATGGCGCCATGTACCCGCCCAGCCGCAATCAATACTGCAGTTTTTTAACGCTTGAACATGACTGGGCCCGACTGGTCGAGTTTCGCCATGGCGGACAACTGGTGGCTGTAGCTGCCATGGATCAACTCGAACACGGGCTATCAGCCGTCTATACCTTTTTTGACCCGGATCCGAGCTGGCAGCGACACTCGCTGGGCAGTTGGGTCATCCTGTGGCAGATCGAACATGCCCGAACGCGGGGACTGCCCCACGTATACCTTGGCTACTGGATTCAGCAGAGCCGCAAGATGCGTTACAAGCAGAATTTTCAGCCACTGGAATATCTGCATGGACGTCACTGGCAACGCAGTATTCCCATACAGACATAAGTGTCGACTTTGAAAACGAGGGCACTTGCTTTTGCCCTGCCCCGCCGGATCAGGCAAAATATTACGCCGCACAGACAGCCCTGCCCGATCATGTCACCATGAGCGCAGTGGCAAATACGGCAACGATGCACTATAACCATCGGCATCGCCCCATTACCCCACAAGGAAGGACGCCATATGGCAAGAGAAGACCATATTGAAATGGAAGGTGTCGTAGTCGACACACTCCCCAATACCATGTTCCGCGTCGAACTCGAGAATGGTCACATCGTGACAGCACATATTTCGGGCAAAATGCGCAAGAACTATATCCGCATCCTGACCGGCGACAAGGTCAAGGTTGAGCTGACGCCCTACGATCTCTCCAAGGGCCGTATTGTCTATCGCTCTCGCTGATGCCCTGTGCCGGCGGATGTGTCCGCAGGCTCTTCCCTTCTGCCCCGCTCGCGACTGATCTGATCGGTCATCACGCGATTGCCATCGTACCGGCGCCGAGCTGACTGCCTGCCCATATTCTGTCCATGAAAAATGCCCCGTCCGCAGACAGGGCATGATGGGTTGGAACAGGAGACGCCCGCACGAAATGGCGGGCGCGCCGATCAGGCGACCTCGGCTTCGGTCGCCAGATGCAGCTCTCCCCCTTCAACCGTGACGTGCACGGTACCACCGTTATCGGCCAGATCGCCGAACAGGATCATCTCGGCCAATGGCTTCTTCAGCTTCTCCTGAAGCAGTCGAGCCATCGGCCGGGCCCCCATTTCAGGGTCGTAGCCGTGCTCGGCCAGCCATGCGCGAGCCTCCTCGTCCACATCCAGCTGAACCCGTTTTTCATCCAGCTGCGCCTGGAGTTCCACCAGGAACTTGTCGACCACGCTGCGCACCACTTCCGTATCCAGATGATGGAACTGGATGATGCTGTCGAGTCGATTGCGGAACTCTGGCGTAAAGGTACGACGAATGACTTCCATGGCGTCAGTCGAATGATCCTGAGTCTGGAAACCGATCGACCGGCGCGAAGCCTGCTCGGCACCGGCATTGGACGTCATGATCACGATCACATTGCGAAAGTCCGCTTCACGCCCGTTGTTATCGGTCAAACGCCCGTGATCCATGACCTGCAACAGCAGGTTGAATACATCCGGATGCGCCTTCTCGATCTCATCCAGTAGCAGCACACAGTGCGGCTGCTTGGTCACGGCTTCGGTCAGCAGCCCCCCCTGGTCATAGCCGACATACCCGGGCGGCGCACCAATCAGGCGCGACACGGTGTGACGCTCCATGTACTCGGACATGTCAAAGCGTACCAGGCCAATGCCCATCAGCTGTGACAGCTGACGCGCCACCTCGGTCTTGCCGACCCCGGTCGGTCCCGCAAACAGGAAGCTGCCCACCGGCTTGTCGGGAGACCCCAGACCGGCACGCGAAAGCTTGATCGCGGCCGACAGGCTGTCGATCGCTTCGTTCTGGCCAAAGACCAGCATCTTGAGATCGCGCTCAAGGTTGGCCAGCAACTTGCGATCGGAGCTGGAAACACTTTTTGGCGGAATTCGGGCAATCGATGCCACGATGGCTTCGACCTGCTCGACATCGATGGTGTCGACTCGCGCTTCTTCCGGCAGCAGCCGCTGATGGGCGCCTGCTTCATCAATGACATCGATGGCCTTGTCCGGCAGATAACGATCGTTGATATAACGATCAGAGAGCCGTACCGCGGTCTCTATGGCACCATCGGTGTACTTGAGCTGATGGTGCTCCTCGAAACGACCGCGCAGTCCCTTGAGGATCCGGATGGCATCATCAACCGATGGCTCGAGCACATCGACCTTCTGGAAACGACGGGCCAGCGCGCGATCCTTCTCGAAGATGCCACGAAACTCCTGAAAGGTTGTTGAACCGATGCAGCGCAATTCACCCGACGAGAGCATCGGCTTGAGCAGGTTGGAGGCATCCATGACGCCACCCGACGCAGCCCCTGCACCGATCACCGTGTGGATCTCGTCGATGAACAGGATCGAGTTGGGCTCTTTCTTGAGTTCGGCCAGCAGCCCCTTCAGGCGTTTTTCGAAATCGCCACGATACTTGGTACCCGCGAGCAGAGCGCCCATATCCAGCGAATACACCACGGCATCGCTGATCACATCAGGTACATCTTCTTCAACAATCCGCTTGGCCAGCCCTTCGGCAATGGCAGTCTTGCCAACGCCGGCTTCGCCAACCAGCAGTGGATTGTTCTTGCGACGCCGGGCCAGAATCTGCACGACACGCTCGAGTTCATGATCACGGCCCACCAGCGGGTCAACCTTGCCGATACGAGCCTGCTCATTGAGATTGGTAGCATAACCGGTCAGCGGGTTCGAGCCGGATTCACCCATGCTCTCTTCGGCTTCCTCGCCTTCCTGGCTACTAGGGGTTCCGGACTGCTGACTGTTATGACCGGACACCTTGGAGATGCCATGAGCGATATAGTTCACCGCATCTACACGGGCCACGTTTTGTTGCTTGAGGAAATAGACCGCCTGACTTTCCTGCTCGGAAAAAATCGCGACCAGCACGTTGGCGCCAGTCACTTCCGACTTGCCGGAAGACTGGACATGAAAGACGGCACGCTGAAGCACACGCTGGAATCCCAGGGTGGGCTGGGTCTCGCGATCATCCTGATCTTCGGGAATCAGCGGCGTTGTGGTATTGATGAAATCCTGCAGATCGCTGCGCAACTTGTCGAGGTTGGCACCGCAGGCCTTGAGCACGTCGGCTGCCGAGGCATTGTCAAGCAAGGCCAGCAGCAGGTGCTCGACGGTCATGAACTCATGGCGCTTGGAGCGCGCCACGGTAAAGGCCGTGTTCAGGGTGAGTTCAAGTTCTTTGCTCAACATGGCAGTCCCCTCGTTCCGCCTCGGACGGTTCAGTCCGCCCGGTCGATGTCGCACAGCAGCGGATGCTGGCACTCTCGAGCATACTGGTTGACCTGCTGGCTCTTTGTTTCCGCAATATCACGGGTAAAGATACCGCAGGTCGCCTTCCCCTGAGTGTGGACGGCCAGCATGATCTGGACCGCCTTTTCATGATCCATGGCAAAGAAGGTCTGCAGAACCTCGACCACGAACTCCATGGGAGTATAGTCATCATTGTGCAGTACAACCTTGTAGAGAGGCGGCTGTTCGAGCTCGGGATCGCTCGTCTGTTCCGCCACATCACCATGATCTTCTTCTTCCGGCTCAGGTGGTGGAGTCATGCCCAATCGCACGACCGGCACCGCCAGCGGAAAAACTGCATCGCTGTCTGTCTTGAACATAAGTTGCCGGGCCAGTGAACACAAGCGGGAAAGTGACTGAAGCGCTCGATATCATGGTTCGAGAACGCGTTCAGATGGCTTGGATGTTGTTATCAAGATGGTGGCACGAAAGAGCCGTTGCAACCGCTGCGCAATAAAAAGAACCCCATGACGACCATGATTTTCATCCACAACGAAGCGACCCCCGCCCCGACAAGGGGCGGAGGCCGCTAACCACTCGGCGCACAACCCGGTGGTAGTTACATGTTGGCTGCCACGGCCCGAGCAAAATCACCACTACCCAGCAGTGTGGCGTTATCCATGACGTCATGAAAATCAAAGGTGACCTGCCCCTGGGCAATTGAGCTTTCCATGCCCTTCAGGATCAGATCGGCCGCTTCATTCCATCCCATGTAGCGCAGCATCATCTCGGCAGAGAGAATCAGTGAACTCGGATTGGCCCGATCCTGACCGGCCAGCTTCGGTGCGGTGCCATGGGTCGCTTCGAACATGCCAATGGCATCCGAGCGATTGGCGCCGGGCGCGATCCCGATACCCCCTACCTGAGCAGCCAGCGCGTCGGAGAGATAATCGCCGTTGAGATTGAGCGTAGCCACAACATCATACTCCCGCGGATGCAGCATGATCTCCTGGAGCATGGCATCGGCAATGACATCCTTGATGACAATCTCGCGACCGGTATCGGGATTCCTGAGCACCTGCCAGGGGCCACCCTCGAGCGGTTCGGCACCGAACTCCTGTACGGCGACCTCATAACCCCAGTTTTTGAAGGCCCCCTCGGTGAACTTCATGATGTTGCCCTTGTGCACCAGCGTGACCGACTGCCGGTCATTTTCAATGGCATAGGTGATGGCCTTGCGCACCAGCCGCTTGGTACCCGCCTCGGACACCGGCTTGATACCAATGCCGCACTGCTCGGGGAAGCGAATGTTATCGACCGCCATGTCTTCGCGCAGAAAACGGATCAGGCGATCGGCTTCAGGAGTGCCGGCAGGCCATTCGATGCCGGCGTAGATGTCCTCGGAATTCTCCCGGAAGATGACCATATCGACATCCTGCGGCCGCCTGACAGGAGAAGGTACGCCCTTGAACCAGCGCACCGGGCGTTCACAGACATAAAGATCAAGCTTTTGTCGCAGGGCCACGTTCAGCGAACGGATACCTCCGCTGACAGGTGTGGTCAAAGGCCCCTTGATGGAGACAACATGATCGCGCACCGCCTCCATGGTTTCCTCGGGCAGCCAGGTATCATTACCGTAAACCCGGGTCGCTTTTTCACCTGCGTAGACTTCCATCCAGTGAATACGACGCTCACCACCGTAAGCACGTTCAACAGCCGCATCCACGACAGTCTGCATGGCAGGTGTCACATCCACGCCAATGCCATCACCTTCGATAAACGGCACAATCGGGTTGTGCGGTACATTCAGGGAGTGGTCATTGTTGACGGTAATGCGCGCGCCTTCTTCCGGCACCCTGATGCTCTGGAAACCCATGGTGTCTCCCCTGCAGTGAATTCAACGGGTTCAGGAGTATATCATCGCCCCTCCCCGAACGAGTAGATTCGTGTCGACAATCAGGACTTTTTCATGAGCACACTCTACCTGCTGCACAAACCTTTCAGGGTGCTATCACAGTTTACCGATCCCCGGGGACGCGCCACGCTGGTGAACTATATCGATGTCCCTGATATTTATCCGGCCGGGAGACTCGATTACGACAGCGAGGGCCTGTTACTGCTGACCCGTGATGGTCAACTGGCACACCACATTACTCACCCAGATCGGAAACAGCCCAAGACCTATCGGGTGCAGGTGGAAGGTGAGCCGGACGACCATGCGCTCGAGGCGCTGCGTCATGGTGTCATGCTGAATGATGGTCCCACCCGACCGGCCAGAGTACGGCGGTTCGAATGGCCAAAAGCGCCTCCCCGAGAGCCGCCGATCCGCTATCGGGCCAGTGTGCCGACCTGCTGGCTGGAGCTGACCCTGACCGAAGGTCGAAATCGTCAGGTAAGGCGCATGACGGCCCATATCGGCTACCCTACCCTGCGTCTGATTCGCTGGTCGATCGGCAATTGGGAACTGGCAGGACTCGCACCGGGCG
This DNA window, taken from Kushneria phosphatilytica, encodes the following:
- the icd gene encoding NADP-dependent isocitrate dehydrogenase, which gives rise to MGFQSIRVPEEGARITVNNDHSLNVPHNPIVPFIEGDGIGVDVTPAMQTVVDAAVERAYGGERRIHWMEVYAGEKATRVYGNDTWLPEETMEAVRDHVVSIKGPLTTPVSGGIRSLNVALRQKLDLYVCERPVRWFKGVPSPVRRPQDVDMVIFRENSEDIYAGIEWPAGTPEADRLIRFLREDMAVDNIRFPEQCGIGIKPVSEAGTKRLVRKAITYAIENDRQSVTLVHKGNIMKFTEGAFKNWGYEVAVQEFGAEPLEGGPWQVLRNPDTGREIVIKDVIADAMLQEIMLHPREYDVVATLNLNGDYLSDALAAQVGGIGIAPGANRSDAIGMFEATHGTAPKLAGQDRANPSSLILSAEMMLRYMGWNEAADLILKGMESSIAQGQVTFDFHDVMDNATLLGSGDFARAVAANM
- a CDS encoding pseudouridine synthase, with product MSTLYLLHKPFRVLSQFTDPRGRATLVNYIDVPDIYPAGRLDYDSEGLLLLTRDGQLAHHITHPDRKQPKTYRVQVEGEPDDHALEALRHGVMLNDGPTRPARVRRFEWPKAPPREPPIRYRASVPTCWLELTLTEGRNRQVRRMTAHIGYPTLRLIRWSIGNWELAGLAPGEWREETIHLPRSGASHNRRHQRPRRRRS